Proteins encoded together in one Formosa sp. Hel3_A1_48 window:
- a CDS encoding bifunctional folylpolyglutamate synthase/dihydrofolate synthase: MNYKETTAWMFSRLPMYQQQGGAAYKEDLSRTLKLSAQLNYPERKFKSVHVGGTNGKGSTAHMIAAILQEAGFKVGLYTSPHLKNFRERIKINGATISEQFVVEFVAHQKAFLEDHQLSFFEMTVGMAFSYFEKENVDIAIIEVGLGGRLDSTNIISPEVSVITNIGLDHTQFLGDTLQEIAAEKAGIIKENTPIVIGETQDEVQSIFKQKANNLNANIYFADVSIHKTFPCSLRGNYQKKNIKTVLQTIKLLQARGHKISEEHIQNGFLNVQKNTGLRGRWEVLSETPKIICDTAHNMEGLSLVLNQLLSRSYDSLHIVLGMVRDKSVGKLVNLFPVDAKYYFCKPNVPRGLEAETIAQIFKEKGCNGQVYSSVNEAFSTAKAEAKEQDLIFVGGSTFVVAEVL; the protein is encoded by the coding sequence ATGAATTATAAAGAAACTACAGCTTGGATGTTTTCAAGATTGCCCATGTATCAACAACAGGGTGGAGCAGCCTACAAAGAAGATTTGAGTCGAACTTTGAAATTGTCAGCTCAACTCAATTACCCTGAACGGAAGTTCAAGTCGGTACATGTTGGCGGAACAAATGGAAAAGGATCTACTGCACACATGATTGCGGCTATTTTACAAGAAGCAGGATTCAAAGTAGGTCTATACACTTCACCTCACTTAAAGAATTTCCGCGAGCGTATCAAAATTAATGGCGCTACGATTTCAGAACAATTTGTGGTTGAATTTGTAGCACATCAAAAAGCGTTTTTAGAAGACCATCAACTTTCATTTTTTGAAATGACCGTAGGAATGGCTTTTTCATATTTTGAAAAAGAAAATGTTGATATTGCTATTATAGAGGTAGGTCTTGGAGGACGATTAGATTCTACAAATATTATTTCACCAGAGGTTTCTGTAATCACTAATATTGGTTTAGACCATACCCAGTTTTTGGGAGATACTTTACAAGAAATCGCAGCTGAAAAAGCGGGGATTATTAAAGAAAACACCCCTATTGTCATCGGAGAAACTCAAGACGAAGTACAATCTATTTTTAAACAAAAAGCAAATAATTTAAATGCAAATATTTATTTTGCTGATGTGTCCATACACAAAACTTTTCCTTGCAGTCTTCGGGGGAATTATCAGAAAAAAAATATAAAGACTGTATTACAGACGATTAAGCTTTTACAAGCAAGAGGCCACAAGATTAGTGAAGAACATATTCAAAATGGGTTCTTGAATGTACAAAAAAACACAGGTTTGCGAGGACGATGGGAAGTGCTTTCTGAAACCCCAAAAATTATTTGCGATACGGCTCATAACATGGAGGGGTTGAGTTTGGTATTAAACCAACTTTTAAGTAGATCATATGATTCTTTACATATTGTACTTGGAATGGTTCGGGACAAATCGGTTGGAAAATTAGTAAATTTATTTCCAGTTGATGCTAAATATTACTTTTGTAAGCCCAATGTGCCTAGAGGATTAGAAGCTGAAACAATAGCCCAAATTTTTAAAGAAAAAGGGTGTAATGGCCAAGTCTATTCATCTGTAAATGAGGCATTCAGTACTGCAAAGGCAGAAGCCAAAGAGCAAGATTTAATTTTTGTTGGCGGCAGTACTTTTGTTGTAGCCGAAGTGCTGTAA
- a CDS encoding cell envelope integrity protein TolA: MKYFRTKQERHSARLTALIALLLILLLFIVGPPYMDPPEEYGVAVNFGTTDFGSGTKQTQTPTPTNNEDIPEPNETKTAVASESISNSTEEVLTSDEEAAIAVKKVDQEALKKQVEEEAKAKADAERIRKENEAKERKKKALDDLMGGIGADNGNTSGSEGDDDIIGDKGQLNGDPYAPSYFGSPGSGTGGVGYGLNGRGTPTKTKFIPDCDEEGRVVVEIYVNQNGVVTNATAGKQGTTGDICLYEAARKTALAHKWPADSKAPFKQIGFVIVEFSVRQ, encoded by the coding sequence ATGAAGTATTTTAGAACGAAACAAGAACGCCACTCAGCACGACTTACGGCGCTGATCGCTCTTCTATTAATTCTATTACTCTTTATTGTAGGACCGCCTTATATGGATCCCCCTGAAGAATACGGCGTAGCGGTAAATTTTGGCACTACCGATTTTGGAAGTGGTACTAAGCAAACCCAAACACCCACCCCTACAAACAATGAAGATATTCCCGAACCCAATGAAACTAAAACAGCTGTAGCCTCGGAGTCTATTTCAAATAGTACTGAGGAGGTATTAACTTCAGATGAAGAAGCGGCTATAGCAGTAAAGAAAGTAGATCAAGAAGCCTTAAAAAAGCAAGTTGAGGAAGAAGCAAAAGCTAAAGCAGATGCCGAGCGTATTCGAAAGGAAAATGAAGCGAAAGAACGCAAGAAAAAGGCTTTAGACGACCTAATGGGGGGGATTGGAGCCGACAACGGAAACACCTCTGGATCAGAAGGCGATGACGATATTATTGGAGATAAAGGTCAGCTCAACGGGGACCCTTACGCGCCGAGCTATTTTGGTAGTCCTGGTAGTGGTACTGGAGGTGTTGGTTATGGGCTTAATGGGCGCGGTACTCCCACAAAAACTAAGTTTATTCCCGACTGCGATGAGGAAGGTCGCGTAGTAGTTGAAATTTATGTCAATCAAAACGGCGTAGTGACCAATGCTACAGCAGGGAAACAAGGAACAACAGGCGATATTTGTCTTTATGAAGCTGCCAGAAAAACAGCACTTGCTCATAAGTGGCCTGCCGATTCTAAAGCTCCGTTTAAACAAATTGGTTTTGTTATTGTAGAGTTTAGTGTACGTCAATAA
- a CDS encoding ExbD/TolR family protein: protein MNIRGRNKITPEFNMSSMTDIVFLLLIFFMLASTLVTTNAIDILLPKAAGKTENKKAVSVSIKKDLSYFIDQRQVSDTQLETELISVLKAEQTPTLILRAEKSVPVENVVRVMDIANRNKFKVILAVKPN, encoded by the coding sequence ATGAATATTCGCGGAAGAAATAAAATCACTCCCGAATTCAATATGTCCTCCATGACGGACATTGTTTTCTTGTTATTGATTTTCTTTATGTTAGCTTCAACATTGGTCACTACAAACGCCATAGATATTCTATTGCCCAAAGCCGCTGGAAAAACAGAAAATAAGAAAGCAGTTTCGGTCAGTATTAAAAAAGACCTTTCGTATTTCATTGACCAAAGGCAAGTCAGCGATACTCAATTGGAAACAGAACTCATTTCTGTATTGAAAGCAGAACAAACACCAACACTCATTTTGCGTGCTGAAAAATCTGTTCCGGTAGAAAATGTTGTTCGGGTTATGGATATTGCTAACCGTAATAAGTTTAAAGTCATTTTAGCGGTAAAACCCAATTAA
- a CDS encoding MotA/TolQ/ExbB proton channel family protein, giving the protein MNLSMFQTQSVPLKEPESVEKTLSIIELIKSGGTAGQLIIALLFVLLVVALYIYFERLFTIKSASKVDPNFMNEIKDHVSSGKIEAAKLLCAQENSPVSRLIQKGISRIGRPLADINSAIENAGRLEVYSLEKNVSVLATISGAAPMIGFLGTVIGMILSIFEIANSGGQIDIKLLADGLYTAMTTTVAGLLVGIVAYIAFNHLVSRTNKVVYNMEANSVEFLDLLNEPTH; this is encoded by the coding sequence ATGAATTTGAGTATGTTTCAAACCCAATCCGTTCCCCTGAAGGAACCTGAATCTGTAGAAAAAACATTATCAATTATTGAATTAATTAAAAGCGGAGGCACAGCTGGTCAACTAATTATCGCTCTGCTTTTTGTCTTATTGGTGGTAGCGCTTTATATTTATTTTGAACGTTTATTTACCATAAAATCTGCATCCAAAGTTGATCCGAATTTTATGAATGAAATTAAGGATCATGTGAGCAGTGGAAAAATTGAAGCTGCAAAACTTTTGTGTGCTCAGGAAAATTCACCTGTTTCACGTTTGATTCAAAAGGGGATATCTCGCATAGGTCGACCCTTGGCTGATATCAATTCAGCCATTGAAAATGCAGGGCGATTGGAGGTTTATTCTCTTGAAAAAAATGTAAGTGTATTGGCGACAATTTCTGGTGCAGCTCCTATGATTGGCTTTTTAGGGACTGTGATCGGGATGATCCTTTCTATTTTTGAAATTGCTAACTCAGGAGGACAAATCGATATCAAACTTTTGGCTGACGGCCTTTATACTGCCATGACGACTACTGTTGCTGGTCTTCTTGTTGGAATTGTTGCTTATATTGCTTTTAATCACTTGGTAAGTCGGACCAATAAAGTGGTGTATAACATGGAAGCCAACTCTGTTGAGTTTTTAGACCTTCTTAACGAGCCAACACACTAA
- the nhaD gene encoding sodium:proton antiporter NhaD, with translation MDTIIIFVFVAGYLAITLEHSLKIDKLIPALIMMAISWAFISFGIDDFDAWFDSSKHALLNNFEFLNHDDKMHILEESLLHHLGKTAEILVFLLGAMTIVEIIAYFNGFATIKNFIKTKKKTNLLWIFCSLAFVLSAIIDNLTATIVLISLLQKLVKDRNIRLWFAGLIVISANAGGAFSPIGDVTTTMLWIADKVSTPRLFGYLLLPSLACMLLPTFLASRLSVFKGNLEVDQSQDLAPGRFSSTMLYLGLAAIIFVPIFKMVTHLPPYVGMMLSLGVVAVFAEIYSSAKFSLEALENKVHVSPVHYSLSKIELPSILFFLGILMAVAALESLGILFGFADWLKESTPHIGSEVTGAQVSDLVVLLLGVGSAVIDNVPLVAASLGMFSEPADNILWHFIAYSAGTGGSMLIIGSAAGVVAMGMEKINFFWYLKKISWLAFVGFIAGALVFFFTRTLF, from the coding sequence ATGGATACCATTATCATTTTTGTTTTTGTTGCTGGATATTTAGCCATCACCCTAGAACATAGCTTAAAAATTGACAAACTCATTCCTGCGCTTATTATGATGGCCATCAGCTGGGCATTTATTTCGTTTGGAATTGATGATTTTGATGCATGGTTTGATTCCTCAAAGCATGCGCTGCTAAATAATTTTGAGTTTCTTAATCATGATGATAAAATGCATATTCTGGAAGAGAGTTTACTTCATCACTTGGGCAAAACGGCTGAGATTTTAGTTTTTCTTCTGGGTGCGATGACTATAGTCGAAATTATTGCCTATTTCAATGGTTTTGCTACAATTAAGAATTTTATTAAAACAAAAAAGAAAACAAACTTACTTTGGATTTTTTGTTCACTTGCTTTTGTTTTATCTGCTATAATTGATAATCTTACCGCCACGATTGTTTTGATTTCTTTGCTTCAAAAACTTGTTAAAGACCGCAATATTCGATTGTGGTTTGCGGGTCTTATTGTGATCTCGGCTAACGCTGGTGGTGCGTTTTCCCCTATTGGAGATGTTACAACCACTATGTTGTGGATTGCTGATAAAGTGTCCACCCCGCGTTTGTTTGGTTATTTGTTGTTGCCCTCACTGGCATGCATGTTGCTGCCCACATTTTTGGCGTCCAGACTTTCTGTTTTTAAAGGCAATTTAGAAGTCGATCAAAGCCAAGACCTGGCCCCAGGGCGCTTCAGTAGCACCATGCTTTATTTAGGGCTTGCAGCAATTATATTTGTTCCAATTTTCAAAATGGTTACCCATTTACCACCCTATGTTGGAATGATGCTTTCTTTGGGTGTTGTGGCTGTTTTTGCCGAAATTTATAGCTCAGCGAAATTTAGTCTAGAAGCATTAGAAAATAAAGTCCATGTTAGTCCAGTACACTATTCATTATCTAAAATAGAATTACCCAGTATCTTATTTTTCTTGGGAATTTTAATGGCCGTAGCTGCCTTAGAATCCTTAGGTATTTTGTTTGGTTTTGCCGATTGGCTAAAAGAATCGACTCCTCACATAGGTTCTGAAGTTACCGGTGCTCAAGTTTCAGATTTGGTAGTACTGCTTTTAGGTGTTGGTTCCGCAGTTATAGACAATGTACCTCTTGTGGCTGCCTCTTTGGGAATGTTTTCTGAACCTGCCGACAATATTCTATGGCATTTTATTGCCTATTCTGCTGGTACAGGCGGAAGTATGCTAATCATTGGTTCGGCAGCTGGTGTAGTTGCTATGGGAATGGAGAAAATCAACTTTTTCTGGTATTTGAAAAAGATATCCTGGCTTGCTTTTGTTGGATTCATTGCAGGGGCATTGGTCTTTTTCTTTACAAGAACTTTATTCTAA
- a CDS encoding anhydro-N-acetylmuramic acid kinase, with amino-acid sequence MTRKTYNAIGVMSGTSLDGIDLCWAEFSKKEAWSFRILAAETLLYSEDMKARLSTSIALKADQLNQLNYDYTKYLGFEINNFIQKHSIINLDAVCSHGHTVFHQPEKGLTLQIGNLPQLADYIQQTLVCDFRAQDVAMGGQGAPLVPVGDAFLFSEYDFCLNLGGFANISFQKQHHRLAFDICPANLPLNHYVKSLGFAYDEGGVLAAQGTLNEPLLAALNRLDFYKKQPPKSLGLEWLKCEVYPLLDQCGIDINSILRTLVEHTAIQISDTLKQNKLSNGLYTGGGVLNTFLLARIGAHVGYKIQVSNLDLVHYKEALIFGFLGVLKLRNEVNCLQSVTGASKDHSSGEIYLPTKY; translated from the coding sequence ATGACAAGAAAAACTTACAATGCTATTGGTGTGATGTCCGGGACTTCCTTGGATGGTATTGACCTTTGTTGGGCTGAGTTTTCAAAAAAAGAGGCTTGGTCTTTTCGTATTTTGGCCGCAGAAACATTGCTGTATTCAGAAGATATGAAAGCGCGATTGAGTACTTCAATTGCACTAAAAGCTGATCAATTAAATCAATTGAATTATGATTATACAAAGTATTTAGGTTTTGAAATCAATAATTTTATTCAAAAACACAGCATTATAAATTTAGATGCTGTTTGCAGTCATGGACATACTGTTTTTCACCAACCTGAAAAGGGGCTCACATTACAAATTGGCAACCTACCCCAATTAGCCGATTATATTCAACAGACCCTTGTTTGTGATTTTCGTGCTCAGGACGTAGCTATGGGTGGGCAGGGCGCGCCACTAGTCCCTGTTGGCGATGCATTCCTATTTTCGGAATATGATTTTTGCTTAAACCTAGGAGGCTTTGCTAATATTTCATTTCAAAAACAGCACCATCGCCTTGCTTTTGATATTTGCCCAGCAAATCTTCCTCTAAATCATTATGTTAAATCTTTGGGTTTTGCATATGACGAAGGGGGAGTATTGGCGGCTCAAGGAACCTTAAATGAGCCACTTTTAGCCGCGCTGAATAGACTTGATTTTTATAAAAAACAACCTCCTAAATCCCTTGGTCTGGAGTGGTTAAAATGTGAAGTTTACCCACTTTTAGATCAATGCGGTATCGACATAAATTCAATACTTAGAACTCTAGTAGAACACACCGCAATACAAATTTCTGATACATTAAAACAGAACAAATTGAGTAATGGACTATACACAGGAGGTGGTGTACTCAATACTTTTTTACTGGCACGAATTGGGGCTCATGTGGGTTACAAAATTCAAGTTTCTAACCTCGATTTAGTACATTACAAAGAGGCGTTAATTTTTGGATTTTTAGGGGTTTTGAAACTCCGTAACGAAGTCAATTGCCTACAGAGTGTTACAGGTGCGAGTAAAGACCACAGTAGTGGCGAAATTTATTTACCTACTAAATATTAA
- a CDS encoding acyl-CoA dehydrogenase, which yields MHFNLSDEQIMVREAAREFAQTELLPGVIARDEAQEFPDNLVKKMGALGFMGIMVSPKYGGSGMDTLTYALIMEELSKVDASASVMVSVNNSLVCYGLEAYGSDSQKEKYLPKLAAGEWIGAFCLSEPEAGSDATSQSTTAIDKGDYYLLNGTKNWITNGGRAQIYLVVAQTDRNKGHKGINAFILERDMPGFEVGPKENKLGIRGSDTHTLQFNDVKIPKENRIGEDGFGFKFAMKTLSGGRIGIAAQALGIAAGAYELSLKYSKERKAFGTEISNHQAIAFKLAEMATDIEAARLLVYKAARDKDIGNKYDTSSAMAKLYASKVAMQHTVEAVQIHGGNGFVKDYHVERLMRDAKITQIYEGTSEIQKIVISRAVLKD from the coding sequence ATGCACTTTAATCTATCGGATGAACAAATCATGGTGCGAGAGGCCGCACGAGAGTTTGCCCAAACAGAACTCCTTCCTGGAGTCATCGCACGGGATGAAGCGCAGGAGTTTCCTGACAATTTAGTGAAAAAAATGGGAGCATTAGGATTTATGGGGATCATGGTTTCACCAAAATATGGGGGCAGCGGTATGGATACACTTACTTATGCTCTTATCATGGAAGAATTATCCAAAGTTGATGCTTCAGCAAGTGTTATGGTTTCTGTTAATAACTCACTTGTTTGTTATGGCTTGGAAGCCTATGGTAGCGACTCTCAAAAAGAAAAATACTTACCCAAATTGGCAGCTGGCGAATGGATTGGAGCATTTTGTTTAAGTGAACCGGAAGCAGGTAGCGACGCTACCTCTCAAAGCACTACCGCTATAGACAAAGGTGATTATTATCTATTAAATGGCACAAAAAATTGGATTACAAATGGTGGTCGAGCGCAAATATACTTAGTCGTTGCACAAACCGATCGAAATAAAGGCCATAAAGGCATTAATGCATTTATATTGGAGCGGGACATGCCTGGCTTTGAAGTAGGTCCAAAAGAAAATAAGCTTGGAATTCGCGGAAGCGATACGCATACCTTGCAATTTAATGATGTTAAAATACCTAAAGAAAACCGTATAGGTGAAGACGGATTTGGATTCAAATTCGCTATGAAAACCTTGTCTGGAGGACGCATTGGGATCGCTGCTCAGGCACTTGGAATTGCAGCTGGAGCATACGAATTATCTCTGAAATATTCAAAAGAACGGAAAGCATTTGGAACGGAGATAAGCAACCACCAAGCTATTGCGTTTAAGTTAGCAGAAATGGCTACTGATATTGAAGCGGCAAGGCTATTGGTATACAAAGCGGCCAGGGATAAAGATATAGGAAATAAGTATGACACATCGAGTGCAATGGCCAAATTATATGCTTCCAAAGTGGCAATGCAACATACGGTCGAAGCAGTACAAATACATGGCGGAAATGGCTTTGTAAAAGACTACCATGTAGAGCGTTTGATGCGGGATGCTAAAATTACTCAAATTTATGAAGGCACTTCTGAAATTCAAAAAATTGTAATTTCAAGAGCGGTTCTTAAAGATTAA
- a CDS encoding glycosyltransferase family 2 protein: MCDSTTDYGLLSVVVPLFNEAKNVQPLVNAIERALNQFEYELILVDDGSTDDTFEQLKLLTHSHCVVLRLKYNYGQSMALALGIDEAKGNYIATIDGDLQNDPADIPKLIDKAHNEQWDIVSGIRAKRQDSFWKTIPSNLANTLIRKLTKIDIKDHGCALKVITKKTAKNLPLHKGMHRFICLLAILNDARVTQVSIRHNARQSGVSKYGLERTFKVINDIFTLLIWQKFKQNSYSCIGLWLLRNQREPVQIPHYTKYKTNTKSI; this comes from the coding sequence ATGTGCGATTCCACTACAGATTATGGCTTGCTTTCCGTTGTAGTCCCTTTATTCAACGAAGCCAAAAACGTACAACCTTTGGTGAACGCTATAGAGCGAGCGTTAAATCAATTTGAATACGAGCTTATCTTAGTCGATGACGGCTCAACAGATGATACTTTTGAGCAATTAAAACTACTCACCCATAGCCATTGTGTAGTCCTAAGACTAAAATACAACTATGGGCAAAGCATGGCTTTGGCATTGGGAATTGATGAGGCTAAAGGAAATTATATCGCAACAATCGATGGAGACCTACAGAACGATCCAGCTGATATCCCAAAACTAATTGACAAAGCACATAATGAACAGTGGGATATTGTCTCGGGAATTAGAGCAAAACGACAAGATTCGTTTTGGAAAACTATACCTTCCAATCTGGCAAACACCTTGATTCGTAAGCTAACCAAAATTGACATTAAAGACCACGGCTGCGCTCTCAAAGTAATAACAAAAAAGACGGCCAAAAATTTACCTTTACACAAAGGAATGCACCGCTTTATTTGCTTATTGGCGATACTGAATGATGCACGAGTAACTCAAGTATCAATACGGCATAATGCCAGGCAGAGCGGGGTGTCAAAATACGGACTGGAACGAACTTTTAAAGTAATTAATGATATTTTCACTCTCTTAATTTGGCAAAAATTTAAACAAAACAGCTATAGTTGTATTGGTCTTTGGTTGCTCCGCAACCAACGTGAACCTGTCCAAATTCCCCATTACACCAAATACAAAACCAATACAAAAAGCATTTAG